A stretch of Triticum aestivum cultivar Chinese Spring chromosome 1D, IWGSC CS RefSeq v2.1, whole genome shotgun sequence DNA encodes these proteins:
- the LOC123161582 gene encoding uncharacterized protein, whose protein sequence is MGAASPTHHRLLSTARLHRHCQSSITPHAPPISPSFSPSLVAKINVQRRRRAGLWKSKRWPGLAHRIFPDRTSARKNTPPTSPSILLGGGGGEGGTLAARGRRSAQIPKQAQEIQRKEALYDALSYAELKLKEFNDALVKAGDPTGEKHLSALSAPRTGYERLKMYGLRALGVIELTSKTAVFVVFALSFVTLSSMKTEELTSGETITEVKAAN, encoded by the exons ATGGGCGCCGCCAGCCCGACCCATCACCGCCTCCTCAGCACCGCACGGTTGCATCGGCACTGCCAGTCCAGCATCACGCCGCATGCCCCGCCCATCTCTCCATCGTTCTCCCCTTCTCTCGTGGCGAAAATCAACGTCCAGAGACGGCGACGCGCGGGGCTTTGGAAGAGCAAGCG TTGGCCGGGCCTGGCGCACCGCATCTTTCCAGACAGAACGAGCGCAAGGAAAAACACCCCACCCACTTCCCCCTCCATTCTtctcggcggaggcggaggcgaaggagGAACCCTAGCCGCGCGAGGAAGAAGGAGCGCCCAGATCCCCAAG CAAGCGCAAGAGATCCAGCGGAAGGAGGCGCTGTATGACGCGCTTTCTTATGCGGAGCTTAAGCTGAAGGAGTTCAATGATGCCTTAGTTAAGGCGGGGGATCCTACTGGCGAGAAGCATCTTTCTGCTCTTTCTGCGCCACGGACCGGCTATGA GCGCCTTAAGATGTATGGATTAAGAGCTCTGGGTGTGATAGAGTTAACTTCCAAGACGGCCGTCTTCGTGGTGTTTGCTCTTTCCTTCGTTACTCTCAGCAGCATGAAGACCGAAGAGTTGACCTCAGGGGAAACCATCACTGAAGTGAAGGCCGCAAATTGA